In Lolium rigidum isolate FL_2022 chromosome 3, APGP_CSIRO_Lrig_0.1, whole genome shotgun sequence, the genomic window accagagcccaccggtgcgaacgggcctgatgtgggcattacccttcgggtaactagtattacgctacctcctacggcccacccaggggcccatgaagatcatccaccgaccaaggtgggccgttaTGTCAGTTCCAAAGAagaattcttgacgaacaaggaaagaagacgaagagacaaggaaagtttagatatagaactctttgtaacctagtcgaacccggacagaactcttgAGGCCTGGctcgcaatataagggccaggagagggtctgccaagGGGGACATAATCACCATAGCCATAACcatcgcaagtctagagctaggtcatcagaaatcttagcctctcgacgagattatagtcgaagccttcggctaccccattgtaactcgatagtttcaataatcaagatcagacaagcaggaagtaagggttttacttcATCGAGgacccgaacctaggtaaatctctctccccgtttgtttggtatccgatgtctcgtgtcagcctgcaggattccgtcaaccctaagccccaaaatgtGGGAAACCTATTGGCGCAAGGCATGGCATCGGCAGCTCCGGTCACATCAACAACATTCGTGCTGGATTCGCTAACACCCTCAAGTCTAGGAAACTCAGTTCGTTGCGGTTCCTTCGAGTTCACACCTCGCGCTGAGGCCTCGCGTCCAATTTCTTCGGAGTTACGCGGCAGCATGGATGCAACcttcggtggtgtccacttcatcatcgattctaGAGGATTTCTTCGACTTCCCAATTCAAACGCGTCGAGTCTAAGGACTTCGGTTCCAAAAAACATTGCTTCACCAACGGCTTCGGTAGTCTTGCCTGGGAATAGCAGCGAGAGCAGCCGAAGTCGCTTTGGTAGCAGAGAGGAGCAACGGAAGAGGCGAAGGGATCTACACCGTGAAGAGGAAGAACGAGCCGCAAGTCGCCTTCGTTAGTGTGAAAGAGGATGCTATAATGCGCAATCGAGCAAGAACCGCCTCGGTACACCTTATTTATCGGCCACGGAACAGCTTGACGCGCCATGTTATTTGCACTCTTATATTGACCCAAAGGATAACATCGAGAAGGCCATTCATTTACTCAAAatttgtcggcagttcctcgacgTTCAGAAGTTCTGCGACGAGCTAAGGTCCGAGTCAGAGGCAAAAGCTCGTTCGGCGGAAGAAAGGACGGTAGCTTACAGTTACCCGAAGCGGCAGGAATATTTGCCAGAAGAAGATATTTACATACCAACCGAAGTTTACCCTACGTCTCGAGGGCAAGTCAACATGATTCATAAGACTagcttttcgaagagagaagCCAAGAAGTTTTTGCGAGAAATAAAATTTGCGGAAGTAGCTATGGCAAAAGTACCCAATTATATCGACTGGTCGGATAAAAAACATCCTGTTCAGCAGAGCAAATCACCCGATAGCCGTTCCAAGGCCCGGTCACGTTGCCTTAGTTCtagaagcacagattggaggatacaacatgagcaaggtgttcatggacggaggaagcggtcTGAACCTGTTATTTGCAAGCACAATGAAGGCAATGGGATTAACGATCGATATGCTAAAAGAATCTGATATAGGCTTCCATGGCATCATCCCAACCCGACCCgtttatccccttgccaaaatttCACTGGATGTAGTCTTCGGCACACCTAGCAATTTTAGGAAGGAGAaacttgagttcgaggtggtcgattgggaatcacagtaccacgccatcctcggcaggccagcgtttgccaaattcatggcggtacctcattacgCGTACCTGAAGTTGAAGCTGCCGGGCAATAATGGGACAACAATAATTGTTCACGGGAGTTTTTCTCCTTCTGATAACTGCGATagggatttccagaagatcgcttcAAAGTTTGGAGTCAAGGAAGAACTTAATGCACTCGACGCTGTCACTGATCATAATCGGAACGTAAAATCTGATGAATTTGACGTTgccaaggaagccaagaagcatcaagtgcatccctctgatctgaagaaaacggtcaacacaTCGGCAGATCTCGCTGccgcataggaaagcgtgctcatcgagttcctccatgagcgctgggaaatatttgcatgggaaccatccgacatgctagGTATTCCCCGGGACCTcggtgagcacgccctcaatgttgaccccaaagcTAAACATGTACAGCAGACGTTACGTAGTTTCtcagaaccaaaaagaaaagctattggctaagaagttaatcggctccgcaaggctggttttattcgggagctcaaggaagccgaatgggtagctaacccagtcatggtgccaaagaaagatacgATAGTTCTtcgtatgtgtatcgattacacaagcctcAATAAGCACTGCCCGAAGGATCATTTTCCATTGCCTCGCATCGATtaaatagtcgactccacagcaggtTGCGATCGTCTCTCCTTTCTCGATGCTTACTCatgatataatcagatcaagctcaaaaaATAAGACCAGGAGTTAACTGCGTTCATAACTCCGCATGGTGTATACTGTTACAATGTCATGACCTTTGGATTGAAAAACGTAGGTGCAACCTCTCAGCGGTGGATGCAAGCCTGCCTTGGAGAACAAATTGGCCGAAATATTGAGGTTTACATCGACGACATTGTCGTCAAAACCAGAAACGCGGCTACCCTCATCGATGATTTaagagaaacttttgacaacctcgacagatacaaaatcaagttgaatccgaagaaatgtttcttcggggtaccaggaggccaagtactcgggtacttgatgacccacaagtatagggNNNNNNNNNNNNNNNNNNNNNNNNNNNNNNNNNNNNNNNNNNNNNNNNNNNNNNNNNNNNNNNNNNNNNNNNNNNNNNNNNNNNNNNNNNNNNNNNNNNNGTAGCTAGCTTCAACTTCTTATCAATGTCGCCTCCATCCACCAACAAAACTTTCTTTGTATCGTCCATCTGCTTTATGTACTGCACAATGTTTTTCGTCTTGTGGCTAGGGACTTCCAAGTCCTCAAAGATGCAGAGCTATAAGAAAACATGCTCAAGTGAACTTTCGGTGTATACATATTTACTACGAAGAATGGATTCAAATGGAGAAATATGGACCGACTTTGGTGTGCAGGATAAATATGTAAAGGTTGCTGTCCAACTTAGTGTGCTGGAGAATTTACTGGAGCAGCACCAGAAAAATCTCAATCTCCGAAAGCTTGCATGTTTTATTGTTATATTGCTCAATAAACTTCAATAAGCTTTCACTCTTTCAGGAAGACATGCAAACAATATCACTTCAATCTAAAATCTAGTAAGCAACAATTTAAAACTTAATGTAGAAGAGATTCTTGTAATCTGACTTGATCTTAATACCATTAAGTTGACCGTCAAGAAAACAAGGCACTCATAGAAAACCATTCCACAAACACATACTAAGTCAGCAGAATTAGTAAACCACCAATAGTTCTGctccatatagaacgagtataaagTATAGTAGGCAGAACTAGTAAACTGTCTTCTGTACTAAGTTGTTAGCCCGCTTCCTGAACTTCAGGAAGAATCTATAGGGTGTAAATAAAGTATAGTGAAAGGATCTAGAAAGCATAAAAAATAGCAAAACAGTTCCTTGGGCACCTGCCAGTGACATGCTGATCAACAGCTTGTAAAATAGCACAGCAATGTCTGCATAGCTCTAGCAAATAATAGACACGATTATTGCTGAAGCCTGAACTGAACTACCAAACCAGGGTCCATGATTAAATACAAAAAACAATTTGTAGCACAAATATATATGTAGGCATAAGGCAGGAGCTAACTAGAAACAAGATCATCAAGAAGACACATTGATTTAGTGAGACAGCAGATACCTTCCCCTCTGCTGTTCGGGCAGACAACGCTATTTTAAGTCCCAGGCGTCGTACTTTCTTTTGCAGCTTGAATGCATGGCTTCGTGGTTTAGGGCCATGCATGGTTGCACCACCTCGAAACTGTTTCAGTTTGAATATTAGTTTAGTTGGAGCCTGAACAAGAAAATATATCTAACATTATACGAATGATGTACTGTTAAGATAGCGTGGTATAACCTGACAACCACGCAGCGTTCCATGGCGTGCTCTTCCAGTTCCTTTTTGCTTGTAAGGCTTTCTTCCTGTGCCACTCACTTCACTGATAGTTTTAGTTGAGTGTGTCCCCTGTGAAAGAGAGCTAGTGCAATTATCAAAGGTGCCACAAAAACATTCTGGAAAGTTACGTACAACTTAAATATCTGAACTGAAGGAAGCAACTGATGTTACACGAACACATTATACAATAGATCACATGACTTGGGAGCTTGAAAGCTGTAGACAATCAAAAGAAGAGATAATGTCATAGTGTGTACCTGTTGCCTTTTAGCAAGTTGCCACCTGACTACTCTGTGAACAATATCCTTCCTAATTGGAACATCAAAAACATCACCATCCAAAACCATGAATCCCTTGTCCTCATTATGGAAGTTTGTTACTCTAGCTACTAGGTCCTCATACTGCCCTGTAAAAAATATTAAGATTACTTACAGCTCAGCATAATTTTGAAAATCATATAGCTTTCCATTAGCCAATTATGATACAATTGTACAACCTAAAGAGTGAAGTCCAACATGGCAAATCTTGTGAAGATTAAATAAAGCTATTTTTAATCAATTAAGAATACAGAGTCAACTAAAAGATCTCTATCGACTAAATAAAATATTGCACAGGTCGCTCAGAAACAGCATTGTGATAGCAGCAAATGGATAAGGAATACTAGAAACACACCTAGCTCTCGGTCTGGGGTCCAAACACTCTTGCTAGACAGAAGTTCCGGTGGAATCAGCACTTCATTTGCTGGAGCTAAATGAGTAGAGTACCGATTGAAGTAGACATTTGGCAATATCTGCAGGAAAGAAAGCTATCTCAGAAGGCAGAAGTAGAAGCACACGCCATCAAACATGGCAAAGAGACTAAATAACTAAAGAGATACAGAATATCATCTTTTTTTTAATGTTAcccatgatttctatttgcatttGAAATAAATTATGTTCTTGGAGTCCTAGCAAACCAATAACGGTGCATAAATTACAGTCAAATGTCTACAATATCAGAAATCAAATGCTCCATAAGGTTGAGCACATCATAGATATGGTATTAGTGCATATATCATCCTATATGGTGCAACCCAACTTTTAGGAGATTAAGCAAGTCAAGTATGGAGAAGATAAGCAACCAAAATAAGACACAACTGGTGCATCTATAAGTGACAAAACATCAATAAAATCTGAATAGTTCCATTTGAAAAAGATCAACTGAATACATCTGTCAGCAAATTGCCTTGTGACGTGAAAATGGCATTATCTACAGGATACATATAGTACAACTGGATAATGCGTCACCCCTTGAACTGATTCTATGTGGAACCATGCCATCACATAATCTTGTACCACTTAAGACTACTTGTACAGTCAGTATTTGTCCTACTTCCCATCAGTAACTAATAAGTAGTCAACAAGAACACAATTTTGCATTAGCGTGTTAACtggatttgaacaaattttgaatatgTCAATAAGCTTAGAACTGGAGAAATCGGACCATACATAAAAACAGGATCAGAGGCCACATCATGTATTTGTCGACGAACCAAATCACAGAAAGCACATACTGAGTTATGTTACACTATCTGGATTGGCAAGTACTGCGGCAAGATCACACTCACGCCTAACCTCAATCAACTGAATCAAAAATACCCCATTTACAAGCTGGAAACGACCAACCATAAACTCTGCACACATTGTGTACACGATGTGGTACCCGGCCATCCCAACCCTGCCTATCCAGCTAGCCAAACGCCGGCGTCACGTATTCGAACTGGCGGAGACCATCGCATTTAGCCTGACGGAGAACCGATGTGAGGTGGCGCGGGGAAATGGGTAGCAGGGGGTGCCAGAGCCATACCTTGCTGACAAGCGGGGCGTCGCGGCCGATGGCGCCGAGCTGCGGCGGGCAGTCCACGGCGCGGCGCAGGAGCGACGCTGCACGTGCGATGGCGCGCATCTGCCGGCGGCGGGTGCAGAGGACGGTGCGGCGGCCGGGGAGAGTAGAGACTAGAGAGGGGAGCCGGTTGAGAAGAATCGAGTGGGCCGAGGGAGGGAAACGGTTCGGCCTAGTGCGCGCGTACGTGACCGACAGGCCACGGGCTCGCCTTCGCCTACTAATACTTGTAATCATAATCCAGGGAGCGCTGCCTTTTGGGCTCATTGCGTCAAATAAGGTGTAACGCCCATGTCTTTTGGGCTTTAAGGCCAGCCCCTTAAGGCCTTGTTTGGTTGTGCAGTATTTGTGTGTGTTTCAgagagagttttttttttgttgttgttgttgaaaatACACCTTTACCAAACAAATactctgaaatactctacatctCATTGTACAAGGCACTAGTGCGTGTGCAGCAACTGAGATGCCCGCAACGCTTTTCAGGGCACCAAGTGTAGTTGTTTATGGTCTTTCGCACCCTAACGGAAGAACCGATGGATGTCGCACGCAACGACGAGGCACACTGTTAaaatcgagatgcacaataaacgaagaacgaaaagtaaaacactgcagggaacatgagattttaacgtggaaaactcttgcaacacacaaggaaaaaaccacgggcgccagccagcaaaactttactatttcggtggtgtttacaaacgccgtgggtgtacaatgatgcgatgaaacccaagcggcggcttacagggaaaatatatagatggtggcaacgatccgtaccgcgggggaccgccgcccccgcaccccccgcaggcgtccccgtagggcacgacatatgggctaacttcgactacgctacgctttcggcccaagcctccggcgacgggcctcgctccgctcgtcagaagttagcctccctttagtatataaatttggatcacaatataacaaactccaccttgagacaaattccttgtagcatgaacttcaacaaacacctgaatcaacaaagaaaacacttactggcgccaatagccacttgggctaaacagttataccaaccaagcttgagcaaagctcaaacttggacacagggacaggcttagtcatcatatcagcaggattatcatgagtactaatcttgcataccttcactttaccttttgaaaccacatctctgattgcgtggtacttaatatcaatgtgctttgtcctctcatggaacatctgatctttagtaagataaatagcactttgactgtactgaacaacttaatgcaagaattatctccacaaaactcagcatataaacctttcagccaaacagcctctttacctgcctcgaccaatagccatgtactcagcctcggtagtagattgtgcaacgagcatcccgcaaagtagccttccagctaacaAGACATCCACCAACGGTAAACACATAACCTAtgagggaccttctcttatccaaatcgccgacataatctgaatccacatatccggcgagcccctcaccaatcctcgccaaacctcaagcaagcttttgatgtgccgcgaaggtacctgaaaatccactcgaacagactttccaatgttctttaccaggattagccatgtatcgactgaccaaactcatagcatatgacagatcaggacgtgaacaaaccatgacatacatcaaggaaccaacagcactagaatggggaactcgagacatgtgctcaatatcatcttcagagctaggacattgcaaagctgacaacttgaaatgagaagcaataggagtagtaactgactttgcatcatgcatattaaaacgatgaagaactttctcaatgta contains:
- the LOC124695986 gene encoding 50S ribosomal protein L4-like, which gives rise to MRAIARAASLLRRAVDCPPQLGAIGRDAPLVSKILPNVYFNRYSTHLAPANEVLIPPELLSSKSVWTPDRELGQYEDLVARVTNFHNEDKGFMVLDGDVFDVPIRKDIVHRVVRWQLAKRQQGTHSTKTISEVSGTGRKPYKQKGTGRARHGTLRGCQFRGGATMHGPKPRSHAFKLQKKVRRLGLKIALSARTAEGKLCIFEDLEVPSHKTKNIVQYIKQMDDTKKVLLVDGGDIDKKLKLLSEGEKLP